One Candidatus Atribacteria bacterium DNA segment encodes these proteins:
- a CDS encoding YHS domain-containing protein, whose protein sequence is MAKKFCIVCGEDISKDKYSTEHEGKHYFFCSEDCRDEFENNPEEYLEEETEDWN, encoded by the coding sequence ATGGCCAAAAAATTTTGTATCGTATGTGGAGAAGATATAAGTAAAGACAAATATAGTACTGAACATGAGGGGAAGCATTATTTTTTTTGTTCTGAAGACTGCCGTGACGAATTTGAAAATAATCCGGAAGAATATTTAGAAGAAGAAACAGAAGATTGGAATTAA